The Acanthopagrus latus isolate v.2019 chromosome 13, fAcaLat1.1, whole genome shotgun sequence genome contains a region encoding:
- the smg8 gene encoding protein SMG8, giving the protein MKEANMSLPVSMGSLLQAALEEDAAHRDDGLCVVGIFGKSNMQSSPPKESLINTLADKHIFSLFGVPEDDGGTADSHIQAFYNQESRVLYLLLSSVSDSRQLLRACQSLSAGIGHSDAHDFWKGLDRQHCLHLLYMFSVCHVLLLVHPNQTFDVSYDRLFRALDALRQKVLPLIRAAIKDCPVSKEWKVNCRPCPPRLLFVFQMNGSLKVSGNGSESGGNPDKPKKHSPRRRLQHALEDQIYRIFRKSRVLTNQSSNCLFTVPANQAFVYVIPTVEEDPVGALLGQLRSNCILCEQDSTTLVSGPRRYQQMRRSARQPGFGGDSGGMSMGGQPVDCSLKEFLWQHVELVLTKKGFDDSVGRNPQPSHFELPTYSKWIQVASRLHQVLISNTEEETAELATKVQSQLKVLEGFLDADTKFSENRCQKALPLAHSAYQSNLPHNYTTTVHKNQLAQALRVYSQHARGVAFQRYALQLHEDCYKFWSNGHQLCEERSLTDQHCVHKFHLLPQPGEKPDMDRNPPILNHNSRGRSTSSCNCGRKQAPREDPFDIQAANYDFYQMLDEKCCGKLERIDFPVFQPSTPDPAPACNQPAQRVPCEASGSGEAERLKESTTAQSHTPGDTSLSLALSLGQSTDSLGPYADGDGTETQVQQKRPSLVDRQPSTVEYLPGMMHSGCPKGLLPKFSSWSLVKLGPAKSYNCHTGLEQPGFLPGSSFLLPWDLVIRSRSEEDAGLTEPLDGGTSSWPAPNKTLVGKRGSTGGVGRSRRRDDMARVFVGFEYEDSRGRRFISCGPDKIVKVLGPGGAKDPATRVLNTDMPLYIPSPSQGRGLKPHFAQLARLYIVVPDAPLEVTLNPQVQPGPPPCPVFHPEQTDIVLSPDSLWVLRFPYSYSTERGPCYPPKENQPLNNYKVLRGILKATTANPPPQ; this is encoded by the exons ATGAAGGAAGCCAACATGTCGCTCCCTGTGAGTATGGGGTCTCTGCTTCAGGCAGCCCTGGAAGAGGACGCTGCTCATCGGGACGACGGCCTGTGTGTCGTCGGTATTTTCGGTAAAAGCAACATGCAGTCCAGCCCGCCGAAAGAGTCTCTCATCAACACTCTGGCGGACAAACACATCTTCTCTCTGTTCGGCGTACCTGAGGACGACGGCGGCACAGCGGACAGCCACATTCAGGCTTTCTACAACCAGGAGAGCCGGGTGCTGtacctgctgctctcctccGTGTCCGACAGCCGGCAGCTGCTGCGGGCCTGCCAGTCTCTGAGCGCCGGTATCGGCCACTCGGACGCCCACGACTTCTGGAAAGGCCTGGACAGACAGCACTGCCTCCACCTGCTCTACATGTTCTCCGTGTGCCACGTCCTCCTGCTCGTCCACCCGAATCAGACCTTCGATGTGTCCTACGACCGGCTCTTCAGAGCCCTGGACGCCCTGCGGCAGAAGGTCCTGCCGCTGATCCGGGCAGCCATCAAAGACTGTCCGGTGTCCAAAGAGTGGAAGGTGAACTGTCGGCCCTGCCCTCCGCGCCTGCTCTTCGTCTTCCAGATGAACGGTTCTCTGAAG GTCTCTGGAAATGGCTCGGAGTCTGGAGGAAACCCTGACAAGCCCAAGAAGCACTCTCCCCGGAGGAGGCTACAACATGCCCTGGAGGACCAAATTTATCGCATCTTCCGTAAGAGCAGGGTCCTGACCAACCAGAGCAGCAACTGCTTGTTCACTGTGCCTGCCAATCAGGCGTTTGTGTATGTGATACCGACAGTAGAGGAAGACCCTGTGGGCGCCCTGCTCGGTCAGCTGCGCTCCAACTGCATCTTGTGTGAACAAGACTCCACCACATTGGTGTCAGGCCCGAGGCGCTACCAGCAGATGAGACGTTCAGCTCGGCAGCCTGGCTTCGGCGGAGACTCGGGCGGCATGTCGATGGGCGGTCAGCCGGTGGACTGCAGCTTAAAGGAATTCCTGTGGCAGCACGTAGAGCTGGTGTTGACCAAGAAAGGCTTTGACGACAGCGTTGGCCGCAACCCGCAGCCTTCGCATTTCGAGCTGCCTACCTACTCCAAGTGGATCCAGGTCGCCTCCAGACTCCACCAGGTCCTTATAAGCAACACCGAGGAAGAAACCGCCGAACTAGCCACAAAAGTGCAAAGCCAGCTGAAGGTTTTGGAGGGTTTCCTCGACGCTGACACGAAGTTCTCTGAGAACAGGTGTCAGAAAGCTCTGCCACTCGCTCACAGCGCGTACCAATCCAACCTGCCCCATAACTACACCACCACGGTGCACAAGAACCAGCTGGCTCAGGCTCTGCGGGTGTACAGCCAGCATGCGCGAGGTGTTGCTTTCCAGCGCTACGCTCTGCAGCTTCATGAGGACTGCTACAAGTTCTGGAGCAACGGCCACCAGCTGTGTGAGGAGCGAAGCCTGACAGACCAACACTGTGTTCACAAGTTCCACCTGCTGCCTCAGCCAG GAGAGAAGCCGGACATGGACCGCAACCCACCCATCCTGAACCACAACAGCAGGGGGcgctccaccagctcctgcaACTGTGGCAGGAAACAGGCTCCTCGTGAGGATCCGTTTGACATCCAGGCTGCTAATTATGACTTCTATCAG ATGCTGGACGAGAAATGCTGCGGGAAGCTGGAGAGGATCGACTTCCCAGTGTTCCAGCCCAGCACTCCTGACCCTGCACCAGCCTGCAACCAGCCTGCTCAGAGAGTCCCGTGCGAGGCCTCGGGGTCTGGTGAAGCAGAGCGGCTGAAGGAGTCAACCACAGCGCAGAGccacacacctggagacaccAGCCTGagcctggctctcagtctggGCCAGTCCACAGACAGTCTGGGACCTTACGCAGACGGAGACGGAACTGAAACCCAAGTTCAGCAAAAGAGGCCGAGCCTTGTCGACCGCCAGCCCTCCACTGTGGAATATCTCCCAGGTATGATGCACTCTGGCTGCCCAAAAGGTCTGCTGCCCAAGTTCTCCAGCTGGTCGCTGGTCAAACTGGGACCAGCCAAGTCATACAACTGCCACACCGGTCTGGAACAGCCAGGCTTCCTCCCCGGCTCTTCCTTCCTGTTGCCATGGGACTTGGTGATTCGCTCACGGTCAGAGGAGGACGCAGGACTGACAGAGCCTTTGGACGGAGGCACCTCCTCGTGGCCAGCACCCAACAAGACCCTGGTGGGGAAGCGAGGAAGCACCGGAGGAGTCGGTAGGAGTCGCAGGAGGGATGATATGGCTCGCGTCTTTGTGGGCTTCGAGTATGAAGACAGCAGGGGGAGGCGCTTCATCAGCTGTGGGCCTGATAAAATAGTGAAGGTTTTAGGGCCAGGGGGTGCCAAAGATCCTGCCACCAGGGTGCTAAACACCGACATGCCACTGTACATCCCCTCACCTTCACAGGGCCGCGGCCTGAAGCCTCACTTCGCCCAGTTGGCTCGCCTTTATATTGTGGTGCCTGACGCCCCGCTGGAGGTGACCCTCAACCCACAG GTGCAGCCTGGTCCTCCTCCCTGCCCAGTTTTCCATCCGGAGCAGACTGATATAGTGTTGTCGCCTGACAGTCTCTGGGTGTTGCGCTTCCCTTATTCCTACTCAACAGAACGCGGACCCTGTTACCCCCCCAAAGAGAACCAACCGCTCAACAACTACAAGGTGCTGCGAGGCATCCTGAAGGCCACCACTGCTAACCCTCCACCACAGTGA
- the kcnj15 gene encoding ATP-sensitive inward rectifier potassium channel 15 produces the protein MATRKAEVQRRIVSKDGHNNVRIDNVEGMVKLYLHDIWTTVVDMKWRYKLTLFASTFVMTWFIFGVIFYFIGMGNGDFEAGLSSNHTPCVMNVGTLTGAFLFSLESQTTIGYGFRYISEECPLAIFTLVAQLVITGLAEIFVTGAFLAKLARPKKRAETIKFSQSAVICRRQGKLCLMVRVANMRKSLLIQCQLTGKLLHSNVTEEGEKTQIHQSSVEFNMDSSGECPFLILPLTFYHVLDEHSPLAGLNAENLRTRDFELLITLNATMESTAATCQSRTSYVPQEILWGYEFKPVLFSTTGGRYVADFNFFDKVQVSNDAAFVSNNTEKLKLEEDYKRE, from the coding sequence ATGGCCACCAGGAAGGCTGAGGTCCAGCGAAGAATCGTGTCTAAGGATGGACACAACAATGTGCGGATTGACAACGTGGAGGGCATGGTCAAGCTGTACCTGCACGACATTTGGACCACTGTGGTGGACATGAAATGGCGCTACAAACTCACTCTGTTTGCCTCCACCTTTGTCATGACTTGGTTCATCTTCGGGGTCATCTTTTACTTCATCGGCATGGGCAACGGTGACTTTGAAGCTGGTTTGAGTTCTAACCACACACCATGTGTGATGAACGTGGGGACGCTCACCGGAGCCTTCCTATTCTCTCTGGAATCACAAACCACCATTGGCTACGGTTTCCGTTATATCTCAGAGGAATGTCCTCTGGCTATCTTCACTCTAGTGGCTCAGCTCGTCATCACGGGCCTGGCTGAGATCTTTGTCACCGGCGCCTTTCTCGCTAAACTGGCTCGACCCAAGAAGCGAGCAGAGACTATCAAGTTCAGCCAGTCGGCTGTGATTTGCCGCCGCCAAGGCAAGCTGTGTTTGATGGTGAGAGTGGCTAACATGAGGAAGAGTCTTCTAATCCAGTGCCAGCTCACAGGAAAGCTCCTCCACTCCAACGTGACAGAGGAGGGTGAGAAGACACAAATCCACCAGAGCTCTGTGGAGTTCAACATGGACTCCAGTGGCGAGTGCCCCTTCCTCATCCTCCCGCTCACCTTCTACCATGTTCTGGACGAGCACAGCCCACTGGCAGGACTTAACGCAGAAAACCTGCGCACTCGTGACTTCGAGCTGCTGATCACCCTCAACGCCACCATGGAGTCGACGGCTGCCACATGCCAGAGTCGCACCTCCTACGTTCCCCAGGAGATCCTGTGGGGCTACGAGTTCAAGCCGGTGCTGTTCAGCACTACAGGTGGACGCTATGTGGCAGATTTCAACTTTTTTGACAAGGTGCAAGTGAGCAATGATGCAGCTTTCGTCAGTAACAACACAGAGAAGCTCAAACTGGAGGAAGATTATAAGAGAGAATAG